The Persephonella atlantica region GATGTATTTCACCATAATAAAATACATAAGGAAAGAAGAGTACATAAGAAAGTATCTGGAGATTTTGATACTTACCATAACCCATAAGTTAGGAAATTTTCTCTCTGTACAGAAGCTAAACATAGACCTGATAAAATCAAAATGCAGACTGAAAGCTGTCCAGAGATTGGAAGATGCATACTCCCTGATAGAAAAGGATTTTAAATTCACAATAAAAACATTAAAGAATTTAGGAGAGCCTGAGAAAACCATATCAACAGTCAATCTAAAGGATATGATAGAGGATATTCTCCACCATTTTGTGGAAAACCTGAGCAACAAAGAAGTAAAACTTAAACTCCAGAACATATACATAAAGGCAGACTCCAACGACCTTGAAAACATACTGTTTTCTGTTATAGAAAATGCTGTAAAGTTTTCTGAAAACAGAATTTATATAAAAATGTGTAAAAAAGATGACAACATATACATATACATAAAAAATGACGTTGGGGAACTGTCCAAAGGAGCAGGAGTAGGCACACATATTGCTGAGTTTCTCCTTTCCCAGTACGGAGGACAGATAAAAACACACGCCGGAAGAGACTTCCTCACTGTCCTGATAATACCCGTATAAACTCACGATTTTTTTATGAAAAGAGCATAGTATTTCATATTGAAATAATTTTCTGGAGGAAAAAATGAAAATTATGAGCGTTTTTTTTCTTATTTTATTCTTTTTGTTATACCACATATCTTCTGCTATAACATTAAAAAATGCAAAAATTACAGAAAAGCTGTCTAAAGACAAGGAGAATACTAAAGTATATAATGTTTTAGTAAAGGAAATAAAAAAAGACAGGATAGTTTCTATAAATGGCAAGATATATAAACTCCAAAATAGTACAAAAATAATAAAAAATTACAAAAAAAAACCAATAATAGCAGAATTTCATCTTAGGGGAGATAAAATTATTTTAGTAATTCTAAAGTAAAGGGAGTTTAGGTATGAAATATAGAGTTATTTTCTTATATCCATTACTAATATTATTAATCTTCAAATTTTCTTATTCTAAAATGGAAACATACTGCAGCACACCCCCTTTTATGACAACGAATGTGACTCCTAATGTTTTAATAATTTTAGATAACTCAAACAGCATGGATGAAGATTTTTATGGTAACGCTGTTGGCTCTTTTTCTTCTGCAAGCAAGATGGTAGTGGCAAAAAAAGCTCTACTGTCAATAATTGAAGAATTAAAAGATAGATTAAGAATTGGCTTAATGAGTTATAAAATCTCCTCGGTTACTAAATATTATCTACATAACTCCCCTTATTTTGTATCTTATGAACCCAAATCATACTGTCCAAATCCCCCCCCAGAATGTGAAGAATATTGCAAAACAGGAGATTCAACTGCAAGGTCAGTTTGCTCTTCACAATGTAAAAAAGATAATCCTCTCTTTGACGTAGACTATTTTGATGAAATCATTGATAATTACTCTATAGGTTCTGAACAAAGAAATAAGTATTGTCATCTTATTTATCCGAAGACTCAGAGAACCATCAATACAACAGACACAGATCATTATATTTATTACAAACAAGCATTACCTATGTATTCAAACTCAAACTTATCCACTGCTTTTTGTTACTCAACAGATTATAATCCGAACGAAGGTTCTCCTTATGATACATATATCTGTTATAGAAGAAAAACAGGAACCTCGGACGACTATACGGGATATTCAAGTTATTGGTTTTCAAGCCAATTTGTACCTACAGATACAGACTTTGCTTTAGGATATTATGACTTTGGAAGAAGATTAAGTTGGTGGTATGTTGGTAGGACTTGGTATTCAAATACATCACCAGGAGATGGATATTTGCATGTTAATGTTAATAATTTAGTAGATAACTTGGGAAATCCTACCGCAACATATACAAATTTATTATCAAAACTTGATCCTAAAGAAGATGATGAAGATGGATACATGTCATGTACTAAATCAGATAAAAATAAATGTCCTTATATAATAAGTGCTGGTTTAACTCCTACAGCAGGAACATTTCAAACAGCTATTGATTATTTTGAAGGAGATGACTCTCCTATCCAATACAGATGCCAAAAAAACTTCATCATATATGTTACAGATGGCTTACCAAGTGTTGATGAGGATGGAAATACAGATACTGCAGACAATCTACTACCTGACGTAATCTCAAAAATAGATAAACTTAGAAACATAATTAAAGATATAAATGGAACAGATTATACTTTTGATATAAAAACATATGTGTTAGGTGTCGGTCTTACAGATGATGCAAAACAAAAATTAGATACTATGGCAACACATGGAGGAACAGATTATAATGGACATGCTTATTATGCTGATAACCCGCAACAGCTGAATAATGCATTAAAAAAGATTTTTAGAGAAA contains the following coding sequences:
- a CDS encoding HAMP domain-containing histidine kinase, with protein sequence MSILFYKYNLENQLTKEARLYFEVYKYNPAVRLPPYIKISDKLPTDKKYNILGITNGKYILLDNSFKSYRLQNFATTLIIWEAILIFSLMLLMYFTIIKYIRKEEYIRKYLEILILTITHKLGNFLSVQKLNIDLIKSKCRLKAVQRLEDAYSLIEKDFKFTIKTLKNLGEPEKTISTVNLKDMIEDILHHFVENLSNKEVKLKLQNIYIKADSNDLENILFSVIENAVKFSENRIYIKMCKKDDNIYIYIKNDVGELSKGAGVGTHIAEFLLSQYGGQIKTHAGRDFLTVLIIPV